The following nucleotide sequence is from Glycine max cultivar Williams 82 chromosome 9, Glycine_max_v4.0, whole genome shotgun sequence.
AGCTGCAGGAGGGGGAAGTGAACCAGCTGCAATTGCTGTAGGAAGTCCATCTACCCCACTTACATTTGATGGAAATGAGCAATCATCACTACAGCAGATCCCCTATGTTCAAACTCGGAGTTCTTCTTTAACTTCTGCCTCTACTGCCGCAACAACAAATCTTCAAGGAGTTCACTCTAATGATAGGTAGTTAgactctaatattttttttcttgttatcatTATTAGTGTGCATGTGAAGTTATATGTTGTATATTTACTTCATTGTAGAAGTTTTGCCTCTCATTCTTTTCCTGCAAGCCAAGACAGAGCACATCCATCAGAACAATCACTCTCTGATTCTCTGCGCTCCAGATTTAATGCAGTATCCATGAGGTATGATTTCTTGGAAACCTTGTGTATGTAAAACTCTATGTTTTTGTTAAGTCAACTTATCTAATATTAAATTGTGTTGTGACAAAgatacaaagaatcaatttCGAAGGGCACAAGGGGATGGAAGGAGAGGCTAATATACTCTTATCTCAcagtattttaataatttacatttttaaaaatataaatattaaattatcatatttttcaaagtaaatatttattatcatataagaaataattgattttttttctaaataatttgatataaattacGATTATGATTGTGACTACGTAAATGGCATGTGTACTGATTAGATTTCTCCCCTAATACAGTTACGGGTCAGATTTAATGTACTAATTAGGCAGCTATAATATTTTCAAGAGACATCCTTTCTAAAGCAGCccaccacaaaaaaaaacatgaataattaAGCATGTAACTTTTTGTGTGGTTCcttttagtatttaatttaatgcaTTATGAACATGCATACACgtatgtttaattaattagtttcttTGTGCATAAACATTGTATGTCACTATATTAAATAAGTTACAAAACTCACAATAtttttgacaaataaaaaaatagatgctAAATAactgatatgattatgtgattttcttctattattcACATTATGGCCTCTAGACTTGGTTGTGTTCTTCTTtccaattaacaaattaaattgaattgatgTTTTTGATTGCTATGTTATCATTTAGTACTTGTGGTTTacgaaaattaatataaattagacCAACACCGTctgataatgtattttttttgaagTAGTCAAGCATAACGTTttattatatgtttaatttttttattatttattacttttattttaaatattttatttaaaatacaagtTGAGTCTATAATGAATCAAGGTTTGTATTCTTTTGAGAAAAATATCTATAACCCGTGTCTAACGGTGTCTCAAATAAAATTGCTTCCGAATAAGAATACTtgtagaaaattaagaaaataaaataaagatgttatttaattatttaacagtgcaaacaaaatttaaacaaataatatatcaacGAATGTTACAAAAGCTATTTTTTCAGATCAGTATTTTAACTAATGCATtcaataagataagatttgaatAAGACTTTACTTAAAAAATCAAGTTAATGACTTGTTGGTGGAGGAAttggtatttatttttataaattaaattcatatcagataaatttttataaattcattataaataaaattgaaaataattaaatatttttaaatttgaaaattatatttaaaatttatgataattaaaatagtttaaatttgtaataacttatgatatttaaaaatagtcttgtattgtaatttaaattttaatataatgttatttgcatataatttaattaataacactTTTCCCTCTTGATTaggttaaacaaaaaagaaagttctTAACAAGTATCTAAGTCTCGTTTAATTAGCAAATCTTAAAGATTAAGTTTTTCATCCTAACgcgttttaatataaaaattattgttagaattaattaaaatatgtatattctacaagttcaaaattatttttaattttcatcaagTTTAAGAAAATGTTGTCAACATTTGTTTCTAACTTCAATGTTAATACAACctcttgcatttttttaattttaaattttagcatgatgaatataacttttttgcaattaaagaacaataatttatatttgaacTACTATTTTGAAGCATCCATGCTTCCTTGGCTAAACAAGAAATCCCTTGAAAACACATCCTCCCATGTTGACAGAGGTTTGATACACACACTGATCATCTTAAGCGTCCATTGCGCTCACTCTCACACACCGAAACACGGCCGAAGTGCTCACTttagttgttaattattttagttatgtTATCCTTAGAGAATCCATATTCCTTGAAAGAAATGACtgacaaacaaaaagaaaattacttaTCAATTGCCAACctatgttataaattataaatatattgtcAAATATCTTTGCTTCTACTGGTCATATAAAAAGGTTTAGATTTCTATACATTGGTCTAGAGTTATTTAATGGTGATAAGGTTACAAATATAGTTACATCTAAGGTTAAACGTATGTCATGGTACATTTCTTGGTCTCATTGtgcacttctattttcatatttattttaatgattcaTGACAATGTATATGCCTTTAAAATATTAACCTGGATAGGTTGTAATTATCATAGGAATTTTTACTATTGGCCTATTTTATTCTGTTGTAGAGCTTTGCAAAGCCCCCTTGTCCCCTTATATCCCCCTTCTATTGTTTGGTTTAACTACTGTTAATTACCtgttccaaatatttttttactgtcatATAGATGGCTATGATATGTTTAAGTTAaggattttgttgttgtttttgtgtATATGACTATAACATGTATACAACTCCATGCCGAGATGGCTCTTCAAACTTCCCGAGCATTGGAGTCAGTAAGAAGTTCACTCAAAGTGACCATTAAAATTGCCTACTTAAATGGGGATTAGTGAGGCTTCTAGTTGTGATTAAGTCTCTGAATTTGTTTGCATCATATTTATCTCTAACAATCTAACTAAATTTGTTCCTCGGTTAGATTGGAAGatgttttcaatttaatattgtTGACAATTAAACttattacatacatgcattcCGCTTACAAATTGTATTGTAAtggatatatatattgattttttcacCTTTGTTGTagttaatgattttatttatgttgaaaatgattttgataGTTTTGGTTCTCATCAATGTTGAAAATGATTAAAGGTACAatagagcaaaaaaaaaaaaaaaccaaaaaaaattggaaaaaaatgccaaaacaaaaaaaaagtgtcgTAGAAAGGTTATTCAACAATCGTCGTAGAAAGCCATTGAATATAGACAAATACAAAGACGGTCCCTCATAACCCGTCGTAGTAGGAtgaactttctaagacggttatatcAAAACCGTCGTAGAAAGGCATGTCACCATACATGCATATTTAGACGGTTAAGTTGATAATCGTCGTAGATTGCAACGACATATTACAACGGTTATATGATAACCATCGTGGAAAGTGATGTATACAACGACGATTCTGTAGACCGtctttataacttttttaccTTTTACGACGGTTCAAAATCGTCATAAAATGTACAATTTAACCGACTTAAAAAGTGAATTTTCCAGTAGTGAAAAacaattagttattttattaaataatagggtgagttaattaagatttatttatattttgcaaTAAAATATTCGAATTTTTCTTCACTGCTTTTATTCAAGATACGAAATAAGAGCTTGCATTTCATGTATATAAACAAAGAAAGTGAAATTTGTTATGCACTGAGATAAGTCAAATTGATCAATGACAAGATATATGAAGTGTAAAAGAACTCGTTAATAAGTTGCACGTAAAAACATATGTAGTacattacaaaaagaaaaatgaatatacCTTGAAGTATATATACTAGGGGAGATTACTTGATATCCCAAAGTAGGTTATCCTTTCTCTAAATTCAATTGCTGCTcaaaaattgaaatagaatCACCAAGTTAAGCTCATATTAAACACATTTTTCTCATACttattgtttttgttaacaACAGGTTTCTAAACTTGACCCATTGATACTTGACCTGTATTCCCTATCCATGCAGATTGCAATCCTGCACGTTGTGATGATGACGATGGTCCATCATCGATGCCAAATGCATATGTTTTTTCAGTAACCACAGAATCACTGCAACAATTTTGAACATAAAATGAGTCATAAGAAGTGGGAACTGCACCCTGGCCACACAATAATAACACGATTCTGTATCCAAGTGCTTGTAGGcacaataaaaaaagacaatatTTTATGCTACTAAAGATAGATAAAAGAGGAATAGCCTCATAACAAAATAGTCAAATACTTTAGGACTACATATGTAATATATTCTCTATATAGTTAAATGTTACAAATAGAAGTTGCAAAAAACATCATATAAAAACTACTAACAGTCCATTTTCAACCAATTTcatttcaaaactaaaatacTCACTGTTCATAATACTCAGCACAAAAAGATCAATGTACATAAAGTATCCAAAGAATAATTGGCACATAATTGGCACATAATCATCTACTGTTTGAGAAATATATTAAACTGATACACAAAATAGATTGTAAGAGCTGGATGCCAAGATAGCCTacttcttttcaaaataaattgaagGATTTTCCCTTTTGTATTAACCTCAGTAGATGGTCAGACTTGGTTTTCAATTTCGTCTTATTTCCCAGCACACTAGGTGCAGAAGATGTGGACCCTCCAAAAGTGGGTGCcccattttctttcttgtatatAGGCTTCCCCTGTAGACCATAATCTGGCCTCCCAAAACAGGGCagaaatttaaataatcattataataacTACAACAATAATAGTGACAGATACtataaatttcattaaatatacaGTCCAGAGCAATTTATCAGTTCAACACCTATCATCCacattgtggaagcaaagcttcatgatgaatcaacaatgattcaaaggtgttttgatgataacaatgatgacaacaaaagatgatgacaaaagtgatgaacaaaaagctcaagtgaatcaaagaacatccatctcaagaatcaagattcaagattcaagttcaagaatcaagaagaattcaagactcaagaagaaagcctacaaacaaagattcaagatctcaagaatcaagatcaagattcaagatctcaagaatcaagatcaagattcaagaatcaagaatcaagactcaagatctcaagaatcaagatcaagattcaagactcaagatctcaagaatcaagatcaagactcaagactcaagattcaagaatgaagaaaagactcaatcaagataagtattaaaaagttttttcaaaactttgaatagcacatgagtttttgacaaaacctttaccaaaaagtttttactctctggtaatcgattaccatattgttgtaatcgattaccagtagtaaaatgagtttgaaaaagttttcaaactgaatttacaacgttccaaatattttcaaaagactttaatcgattacaatgttttggtaatcgattaccagtgtccttgaacgttgaaattcaaatttaaaagtgaagagtcacatgatttcactcaaaagctttgtgtaatcgattacacttatttggtaatcgattaccagtgtttgtttttgaaaaatctaaagatgtaactcttcaaaaaggttttgactttttcaaatgggttttaagtttttctaaaaagttataactcttctgaatgacattcttgaccagacatgaagagtctataaaagcaaggctttgttttgtattCAAAATTAAGTCTTTCTAAACAAtctcatacaatcctttacaagccttgaatctctttgaatctctttgaaacttcttcttcttctttgtaccaaaagctttctgaagttttctggttttctaaaccttgaaaacttgtgctattcatcttttcattctcttctccctttgccaaaaagaatttgccaaggactaaccgcctgaattctttttgtgtctctcttctctcttttccaaaagaacaagggactaaccgcctgaattcttttgtgtctcccttctccctggtcaaagaattcaaaacgacacagtctgagaattcttttgattcttcccattccctaatacaaaagcgttcaaaggtttaaccgcctgagaattcttttgtatccccattcacaaagtatcaaaggtgtaacagcctgagatctttgtcttaacacattggagggtacatcctttgtggcaaaAGTAGAGGggacatctacttgggtttgactgagaacaagagagggttcatctcttgtggatcagttctagtgtaggatacatccactaggttcaaagagaacaagggagggtacatcccttgtggatttttgcttgtaaaaggtttttttcaaggttgaaagaaatcccaagggccgcaggtcgcttggggactggaggtaggcacgggttgttgccgaaccagtataaaaactcttgtgtgtttgtttccttcttccctactcttttactttccgttgtgcatttaatttccgcttttactttctgttaagtttctcttctacttcatattctcttaacaacataagtaaaagccttaaaagagtaatttttaatcggtaaagttttaggaataattaattcaaccccccttcttaattattctgaggtcgCTCGATCCAACACACATATCATTGCTGCCGAATTGGTTGGCACCACCATGTCCACCATAACGATCTGTGCCAGCCCTACCACCACCACGACTAGATGTGTTGTTTGTCCCACTCCCAGGAGACCTAGAATCTGTAGGGTACTTAATCTGAACCAACAAGGGCAAGAACAGGTAAAAATAACACAgataaactaaaacaaaatatcaaaaacaAGATAAGTGTAGGGACAGTTAGCAGAAACAAATGCTCAAGTCGAAGTGTCAAACCAACTCATCATATCCACCTACAAACTTAGCACACAGATTCACCTACTGTCAACTTATAAACCTACACACATGCCACATGACATAGCAGTAGAACACACTCagggaagaagaaacaaaattgattatttgaatACATTATCAAGCATaaaatcaattctttttttttcaagataacaTAAAACCAATTCTGAATAgctgaaacaaacaaaaacaaaaaaaagcgtgcacctattttttcttttctcgctTGCTCTTCACCTCATGAAAAGGATCTACACAATTAACAAACCTAACATTATATAACATCTATTACAACACCCTTCACCACAAAATCACACTCCACatccaaaaaaaaacacacgAATTATTCTCGCTCAGTTATTTCTCACTTTCGCATCATGCGCAAGCGAGCAAAGCAATAGCCTTGAAACATAGAACAAAGGTATTTTGCGTTTCGTTCCAAGTGAAAGAAAAACAGCTAAAACctcaaaatagaaaacaaagagAGATTGAAATAGAGAGAGAGGGGAGGGAAACCTTGTGAGAGGAGACGACTAACAGCTTTGTTAGGGTCCATGTTACAGTCTTTGAGCGTGGCATAGATCTTGTGATTGGGgaaattggagacaatctcctTCAAGCTCTGAACCATCTTCCGCGACGACACCGGAATCGTCGCCGACAGTGCCTTGCCGTCGCCATTGTTGTGGCTGCCACCGCCCTTCCCACTCATCGTCTTTCTCTCTCACACATTCTTTCTTGCACCACCAGACTAGCTAGGATTCCGCCGCGACAACAACCGGAAAGAAGAAAACCTCTCGCTCACTCGAACACTCCTCTCACTCTACAATATGCAACCATAAAGCGAAACCCCTTCTTGCTCTCCCCCGAGAGAAGAAGGCCAGCACAGGTGAGTTAGGGATTTTAAAAGGTTAGgcagtgacaattttgtaattaaagggAATGAAAACTAAGACAGTTTTATTTAAGACCATCTTAGTTTTCATTccctttaattacaaaattgccaccgtgtcacattctaagacggatCTTCATAActatcttagaatgtgtgtcgtaaaaataagttttttagttATGCTCCTTCAAAGCTTATTGATATGATCCAGCAAGGGTCCAATGACTTCAAATATCTTATGCAATGGATGAAAGGTCCAATGACTAAAGTGAGAccgaaaaaaattaagaaaccttTTCAAAGCTTAGTCATGCAAGTGCCCAAATCAAGAATTGTCTCATTTGTAGAACTTGAAgataaattcaaatgatatGAACACGAAAACAGGATGGATTGCCTTGAAGTTTTCAAAAAGTTGAAATTGACTTAGTTTTCTCTTAGAGAAGGATATTGATGTCACACTCAAGAAATATGTGAAAAGATGAGTGATAAGTCATAGATTTGATCGCCACAAGTTGccttaataaaatcaaattcagTCATTTACCCAAGAATCAAGGTAAACTCTCACAAAAAgagcactactagaaaaagtaGATTTAACATTGTcactttaacatcggttttgagaaaaaccgatgttaaggttacCACGGTGACATAATTGTAATTAATGTgtagtagttaacatcggttttctaaaaaatcgatgttaattaattgacgttaacatcggtttttgaaaaaccgatgttaacattaaatTGATAACATCGGTATtttaataaccaatgttatcGTCAgttaattaacatcggttttgagatAACCGATTTTAACATAAGatagattaacatcggtttcttctagaaaaccgatgttaatgttaacatcatttagttaacatcagttttgtatTGATAACCGATATTGtacttacattttaaaatattagaacgCGAGCCCTATTTTGCTCGCGCTCTGTTTTTCTCCATCGAAGGTTCTTCTTCTTCGCGACTGTTTTTCTCCATCGAAGGTACGTCACACTGCAACCTAATCGcactattttaaaatgtttgtcTCTGCAACCTAATCGAGACCGTGACACTGCAACCTAATCGTGATTGTTCTTTTCCATTTAAGGTTCTTCTTCACGCTCTGTTCTTCTCCATCGAaggttcttcttcttcgtgACTGTTTGTCTCTGCAACCTAATCGAGACTGACACTGCAACCTAATCGAGACTGACACTGCAACCTAATCGTGACTATTCTTCTCCATCGAAGATTCTTCTTCGTGCTCTGTTCTTCTCCATCGAAGGTACATTTTGTGACTCTTTGTTCTCTTTACCATGTTGTATTGAGTACCATAGGTGAGTTTGGGGAACTCGTGCTCactacaattatttttaaaggctAGACACACTGATTCTCTCAAGCACTCTAATGAAATGGCAAGTGCACGAGTGCCCAAATCTGAAACCTAGTACACTAGAAATCACCAAGTCAAACATATTTCCATTTTGGACAACAAGATAATAAAGAAGGGAATGTGGAAGAGTATATAACATTATATTTAGAGCATTAGTATAAATAAAGGTCAATGCTTGACAATTGGTTTCCCTATGTTCTTATTCCATCGTGTATTCTAATATTATGATTTGTATCCTTGGCTAGTTATATTAGTACAAATAAATAAAGGCCAATGCTTTACATTTAATCATCACATTACATCTTATTCCAATACATCACAGcacaaagtaaatatttttcaaaatctctcATAATTCCAACATGGTATCAGAGTAGTATCATCCTTCGTGATTTGTCCCGCCATTATTATTATCCTACCTAGTGTTCCCTAAAAAATGGAGCTCTCTTTATTTTCATGCCTTTTCACcttcaaaattagtttttcCTATTTAATTGTTTACTGCCAAGTAGACTCTTCCATCTTTGTTTATAAGTTGACAATCAACCTCATAGACCCTGCCTATCTCCAACACCTTCATTGTGCTCAGATATGTTATCCAGAGCCCAGCCTAACATCATTTGCCACTGCACACTGTTGTCCACCATTGACTAAGGTACCCTCTCTAACTGGCTACCTTACCAAAAGATTTCCCATCCAAAGTTTGTCCAAAACCTAGAATCTCATAGCTAAGGGACTGCTCATGTGCTCTTAAGTATGCATTTTATGCCTTGCCAGCATGTGAAGGCCATGCATTACCCTGCCAAAATTTTTTTGTCTCACTGCTTCTACCATTCTGTTTGCTGGCATCCCCTAGGTCTGTTCTAAGGTTCAACCAGTCCTTGCTTGGTTTTAGTTTGTATATTAAGACCTCtatttgatccatatttcttttgtttgctTGGAGGCTTGCTTGTTGTTGTCTATGACCCtgctgtagaagcaagcttcatgatgaatcaagattgattcaaggagttttgatgataacaaagatgatgacaaaaatctcaaaagtcaagatcacttcatgataacaaagatgatgacattcaagaatgagttcaagattgagtcaagaacacttcaaagatcaagaggaaatttgat
It contains:
- the LOC100785724 gene encoding E3 ubiquitin-protein ligase RHF2A, whose translation is MEGKTESHMTSAATFVEGGSRSLSLIASMSSTCSAFLNVSDHGRPHFLVYSTQPSAPPSAAGGGSEPAAIAVGSPSTPLTFDGNEQSSLQQIPYVQTRSSSLTSASTAATTNLQGVHSNDRSFASHSFPASQDRAHPSEQSLSDSLRSRFNAVSMRYKESISKGTRGWKERLIYSYLTVF